The region AGAAACTGGCGGAGACCAGCGCCCTGATACGCGGCTGCGGTGTAAACGCCTATGACGTTCAGGCGGACCTGAGCACGGGGCAGGGCGTTCAGGCTGGGCTGGATGTCCTGCTGGCGAAGCTTCCGGACGGCGTGGATGTGCTGGTCAACAACGTCGGTCATGGCGATCCCAAGCCGTTTGAGGAGATCACCGACGAGCAGTGGGAGCGGACCTTTGCGATCAATCTGATGTCGATGGTGCGGGTCACGCGTCATCTGCTTCCTGTTCTTCGTCAGAAGGAGAAGTCCGCAATCGTCAGCAACGCCTCCGACCTTGGCCGCCAGCCGGAGACCGCGCCCGCCGACTATGCGGCGATGAAGTCGGCGATGCTGGCCCTTACCAAGAGCCTTGCGCGTGCGGAAGCCCCGAAGATTCGCGTCAACGCCGTTGCTCCCGGTCCCATCTGGAGCACCTTCTGGTCGCGTCCTGGCGGATTTGCCGAGGGGTTGTCTTCCATCTACAACATGCCTCCCCGGCAGGCGGTCGATCACGAGATGAAGCTGCGCAAGCTTCCGCTGGAGCGCCTCGGCGAGCCTGAGGAAGTTGCCAATGTCATCGTCTTTCTCGCCAGCGACCTCGCCTCCTACGTCACCTCATCCGTGTGGGGAGTGGACGGAGGAAGCATTCGCAGCATCGTCTGATCGAACCCACCTGACGGCCACGGCAGAACTCCAAGCTATTCCGGCGTGACCGTCAGGTTAAGTTGATGGACATTGGTATAAGTGACCGCGAAGGAATCGCCGTCCGTGTAGTACGTTGATCCCTTCACGGCGAAGCCCGCGGTGTCGCCCTCTATCGCGACCGTCAACCCGGGAAGACTCCACTTATTTGCGGTGATGTCTCCTGGCTTCGCGCCCTCGGCCTTGATGCGCAGCGTGACGGTTCCGTCTGTGGCGATCTTCATGTTCGTATGCTCGACGTCTACGTTGATCCTTGGCGATTGCCAAACATAGAACCATCCAATAGCGCCTGACGGCGTGCGCCACTGTGCCGTGCCTGGATGAAATTGTGTATCCGGCGGAGCATCCCTGGTGAGCTTCGTGTTCTCGCCTCCAAGAATGACCTTGTCGCCCACCCACGCGGAGGCGCTGCGATCGTCTGTGATCTGGCGGTGAATCATGTGTTCTCCCGCAAAGCTTTTCAACTTTGCCAGTGCGGCTGCGGGTGGATTTGAGCCCAGTAGAGCTACCTGCGGGGCAAACCAGAGGTCCGCCAGATGATCCGTCTCAGCATCAGGGACCGGAAAGGGTGCCTTATCGGGCGGTAGCAGCGCGCGGATCCACAGCCCGCCGTAGGCAACGTAGGTCTCCATATCCATGCCGTAAGAGCGATCATAGGGCCCAGCCAGGTTGCGCAGCTCCGGATGGTAGAAATCGGCAATGTCATTCCACAGATGCGCTTCGATATTGCTTCCGGCAGCGCGCATCTCCGCGGTCGAGCCATAGCTTCGCCAGAGTGCAAGTCCGAACAGGTCCACACCGTAGTACGTTGGCGAGTTGTACTCATCGAAAGCGTTGTAGAGGTGATAGAGGCGTGCGACCTCACGCACCCACGCGGCAGACTTCTGCTTCCACGCGGCGTTTTTATCGTGAGTTGCTGCGAAGTCCCACAGAGCGCCATACATCAGCGCAATGTTCGAGTAATGGGGTGTCAGCCGGCCCTGCTTCATCTCGCCCGCAATGGCGATGTCGATGGCCTTATACATCTTCAGAGCCAGGTCAGCCGGAATGCGCTCGGGATATTCGATCAGGATCATCTCGAAGGTCGTGCCGATAAACACGCGCCAGTTGGGATCGTAGTTTGTCCACATCACGGTGTGTTCGCCCGAAGGCGTCGGTTCCTCCGGCGTGCGGCGGAAGGTTCCATACCACGGCACAGACTTGTCGAGAAACTGCTCCTTTAGGACGGCATTCAATCCTTCCATCGCGCGTTCGCGATCGCCCGGCCCGTCGCGCATCAGCAGCCCCAAGGCGTAATTGCTGGTCTCGCGAACCATGTAGCGTGCGCGATGTTCGGTATCGGCGTGCCCGCTGAAGCCTCCAGGCGTGCGAACGAGGTGCGCTTCATTGTCCCAGGCATCATCCATCGACTGCATCGCGATATCGAAGATGCTGCGCGTATTGGGGTTGATCTTCGCAAGGTTGACGTTGCGTGCAGTGGCACCGCAGGAAGACCGAACAGGAAACAAGGCGAGTGCCGCTACGCAGAGAACGGCTCCGGAGATGCGAAAAAGCATGTCGAGTCTGTGCTCCTGAAAGATAAGTTTTCCGCTGAGTTGCAGCGATGCGGCCAGTCCTGTCGGTGGATGTGATCGAATCGTCCTGAAAGGCGTGTTCCAGCTCTGGCACCGAGGTCTCCACAGCATGTTATATGCGGAGTTGCCGTACTGAAAATCCATTCCGGCATTCTCGGCCCGGATGAGGAGAGAGCTGGGCATAGCATCGGGCACAGGCGCAGCCAGCCATTTCGAAATGCACTGATAAACTGAAATTCTATGAACTACAGGTCTGGAAGCCAGATTCGCGAAGATTTTCTGCGGTTTTTTGAAGGCAAAGGGCACCGGAGAGTGCACTCCTCGTCGCTCGTTCCGGCGAACGATCCCACGCTGCTGTTTACCAACGCAGGAATGAACCAGTTCAAGGACGTCTTTCTTGGCCTCGAAAAGCGCGACTACAGCCGCGCCACCACCTCGCAGAAATGTGTGCGCGCGGGCGGCAAGCATAACGATCTCGAGAACGTCGGCTTCACCCGCCGTCACCACACCTTCTTCGAGATGCTGGGCAACTTCAGCTTCGGCGACTACTTCAAGAAGGACGCCATCGCCTACGCGTGGGAGCTTCTGACTTCGAAGGACTGGTACGGGATCGATCCCGCGAAGCTTTATGTCACCATCTTCGAAGGCGACGAGGGCGTTCCGCGCGATGCGGAGGCCTACCAGTACTGGCTCGACGTAGGCGTTCCCGCCGAGCGCATCTTCGAGATGGGCGCCAAGGACAACTTCTGGGCGATGGGCGATACCGGCCCCTGCGGTCCGTGTAGCGAGATCTACTACGACCTCGGCCAGGCCGCGGGTGAAGACTCCTCCGTCGACAAGCCCTTCGGCGAGGACGAACAGCGCTACGTGGAGATCTGGAATCTCGTCTTCATGCAGTTCGACCGCACCATCACGCCGGGCGGCCCGCTGCTGACTCCGCTGCCGAAGCCCTCCATCGACACCGGAATGGGACTTGAGCGTATCGCCTGCGTGCTGCAGGGCGTCCTCTCGAACTTCGAGACCGATCTCTTCACACCGCTGATTAAGCGTGCCGAGGAACTGACGGGACACAAGGTCGAGCCTGACCGCGAGGTCGATCCCCGCTCGCAGGCCTCGCTGCGCATCATCGCCGATCACGCCCGCGCAGCGACATTCCTCATCTCCGACGGAGTCCTGCCTTCGAACGAAGGCCGCGGATACGTCCTCCGCAAGATCATGCGCCGCGGCATCCGTCATGGCCGTCTGCTCGGGCAGGACAAGCCCTTCATGCACGAGATGGTCTACGCCGTGCGCGACGAGATGGCCGCGGCCTACCCGGAGCTGACTGAATCCGCCGATCGCGTCGCCAGGGTCGTGCTGGCGGAAGAGCAGCAGTTCGCGCGATCACTCGAACTTGGCCTGCGGCAGATGAACGAAGAGACGCTGCGCTCGGGCGTTGCAGCCTTCCATCTTTACGAGACCTTCGGGATGCCACTCGACTTCATGGTCGATGCGGCGCGCGATGCCGGAATCCAGTTCGACATGGACGGCTTCGAGCAGGCCCGTTCCGAGGAGCAGGCTCGCGCCCGCGCCTCCTGGAAGGGCGGCTCGCAGAAGACCGCGTCGCCTGTCTACCGTGAACTTGCGAAGACCGAGTTTGAAGGCTACTCCTCGCTCAAGGTCGAGGGCGCAAAGATCCTCGCCCTGGTGAAGGACGGCGTTGGCGTGCCTGAGCTGAAGGCAGGCGAGCAGGGCGAAGTCGTGCTCGACGCCACCAGCTTCTACGCCGACTCCGGCGGTCAGGTTGGCGACATCGGCTGGCTCTACTCCGACGATCACAACACCGTCATCGCTGATGTCTCCGGAGCCACCAAGCCCGTGCAGGGCGTCTTCGCCCACAAGGTGAAGGCTCGTGCCACGCTCGCTGTCGATGATACCGTCGATACCCTTGTCGACGGCGACAACCGCCGCGCGACCGAGCGCAATCACACCGGAACGCATCTCCTCCACGCTGCTCTGCGCGAAGTTCTCGGCAAGCACGTCAAGCAGGCCGGATCGCTGAACGACGCTACGCGGCTGCGCTTCGACTTCTCGCACTTCACCGGCGTTGCTGAAGAAGAGCTCCAGCAGATCGAGGACCTCGTCAACCAGGAGATTCTCGCGAATACGAAGGTCGAGACCCTTGTCGATGTCCCCATCGACGTAGCCGTCAACGAGCTGGGCGCGATGGCGCTCTTCGGCGAGAAGTACGGAGAGCGCGTTCGCGTCGTAAAGATAGGCGACTTCTCCACCGAACTCTGTGGAGGAACCCACACCGGCGCCACCGGCGAGATCGGTGTCCTGAAGCTCGTCGGCGAAAGCTCCGTCTCCTCCGGCGTTCGCCGCGTAGAAGCAGTCAGCGGCACTGGCGCGCTCAATGAGTTCCGCCGCGGCTACGACGTCGTCCGTGTCGTCGGCCAGATGGTCGGGGCCACGAGCACTCCTGCGGATGCCCTGCGACAACGCATCACCGCACAGGAAGAGGAGATGAAGAAGCTGCGCCGCGAGCTCGAGCAGCTTCGCATGAAGGCTGCGTCGTCTTCTGTAGCTGATGCCGCCTCCTCCGCAGTAGAGGTCAAAGGAATCAAAGTGCTCGCGCAGCGCGTTGACGCTCTCGACAAGAGCCAGATGCGGAACCTGGTTGATGAGCTTCGTGGAAAGCTCGGATCGGGCGTCGTGGTTCTGGGCGCGGCTGCGGATGGCAAGGTCTCGCTCATCGTAGGCGTTACGAAAGACCTCACCTCTCGCCTGCAGGCAGGCAAGGTGGTTGGCCAGCTTGCCGCCATCGTGGGTGGCCGCGGCGGTGGCCGTCCTGATCTCGCCGAAGCCGGTGGAAGCGATCCCGGCGCACTCGACAAAGCACTCGCGAATGCATCTTCTGTCGTCGAGGGCCTGCTCGCTTAGGCACCGAGGTCAGAAGAACAGGTATTTCATTCGCTCAGGAATGACAGGTCTTTGATTGAGATCGGTGTCATCCTGAGCGGAGCCTCTCGCAGTTTTATCGCGAGAAGCGAAGTCGAAGGATCTGCGGTTTGCCTGGCTTCCCCATAACAATTCAGAAGACAGGGGTACTCTGCCGCTAAGATAAAAAGATGCTCTGTGAGTGGACCGTTGAGTGCGGCGCCGATGACCCGGTTCTTGTCGTTCCCTGGAGCGATCCCGACGATCCTTCCCGTCACTTCATCGATCTTCGCGAAAACCCCGACGATCTCGACTGGCTTGAGGAGGCATCGCAGCACCCATCGTTGCTGCACGCCCTGCGCGCGCTCAACGCTACGCGCTCCCCGGTGTTCACGGCGAAGTGCGATGTCTGGAAGATGAGCGAAGAAGAGGTCGAAACGCTTCGTTACGACCTCGATCTGATTCCCGAGGATGCCCCCTTCGGCCTCATCAGTTACGTCGACATCCTCTGGCGCGAACGCTCCACCTTCGTCTCCTTCCATCAGCACGAGCAGCTTCTGCACCGCATCACACGCCTCGCTGCTCCGCTTCAAAACCCGTATGCCATGCTCGAATGCGTCCTGCGTCCGGCGCTGCTCGATATCACCACCCCGCAGGAGGGCTTCGCCGTCAGCCTGTACGTCAAGGCGCTCGGTTACGAGGACCAGGCGGCTGAAGAGCGCTGGGGATCGGCCCTCATCGACGTCTCCACGCTGCTGCGTGGCCGCGCCTTCGCAACCTTATAGGATCAGTCCCGGGAAGGCGTGCGCCCCTCCATCCTATAGGGACAGTCCGCCGTCCATCAGCAACTCGCTGCCTACCGTAAAGGGAGCCTCATCCGAGGCAAGAAACACAACTGCCTTGGCGACCTCGATCGATTCGCCAAAACGCTTCGCCGGGACCTGGCTCTCGACCGCCGCCGCAAAGTTCTTCTGCTCGGCATCCGGAATCCCAAGCTTGCCGTACAGCGGCGTGCGAATCGGCCCCGGGCTGATGGCATTCACCCGGATTCCGCGCGAGATCAGCTCTGCCGAGAGCGTCCTCGTCAGCGAAGCCAGTGCGGCCTTGCTCGCGCCATAGATGCTGGTGTTCGGCATGCCGATGTGCGCGTTGACGGAGCCCATCAGGACGATCGAGGCCGGGTTCGCGAAGTAGGGCAGAAGCTCCTGGATCAGGAAGAAGGGACCCTTGAAGTTGATCCCCATGGAGCGGTCGAACGCCGCTTCGTCCCACTGACCGATCGGCCGCAACTCTACCGCTCCCGCGTTCGCGAATAGTACATCGAGCGTGCCAAAGGCCTCGCCGATCTGCTCGGCCAGCTTCTTCTGTGCGGACACATCGGCTGCGTCCGACTCAAACACGAGCGCCTCGCCTCCCAGCGCACTCAGCGCCGTCGCCAGCGTCTCAGGATTCTTTCCGGTGATCGCGACCCTCGCGCCCTCGGCCAGAAACTGCCGCGCCGTCTCAAGGCCAATGCCCGAGCTGCCTCCCGTTATGAGCGCACTCTTCCCCTTCAACCTGTCCATTCGCACCAGCCTTTCGTCAGTGACAGGCCCAGTAAACACGACTATCACCGTCAATGCATCAGGATTTTCAAGGGACTCGACAGCGAGCCGTTTACAATGGAGCAGGACCGCGTCTTCGACCCGGAAGACCGTCGCGCAGGGGCGAGTAGCTCAATCGGATAGAGCACGAGCCTTCTAAGCTCGGGGTTGCAGGTTCGATCCCTGCCTCGCTCACCACAACTCCTGCGCGGTGTAAAGAGTTGAAAAGATTCGGCCGATATCCTCTGGCACTGCTTTCGATTTCGCCGAAACGCTGGTGTCCAGGGGTGTCCAATGTACGAAAAAAATAACAGGTATTTTGCTGACTGGCGCAATATTGTTCCCTGGACTGCATCTAGTTGGGTTTAATGCCTGCCGGTTCCGGTGCTCCCGCTGCAACGATCACAGAGAGAGTCTCCATCGCCTGCTTGATAAGAAGCGCGGCCTGGGCGAACATCTCGGGCGCCATGTTGAGGGTGACCGGGCCGATGCTGACGTGGACACAATCTCCCCCACAAAGCCGAACCGCTCCGGTGCCGTTTCGTTCCGCAAGAATTACATTGATGTCACTCATCCACCTTCCCTCCGGGATTGAATGAAGACTAAATTGGTCCTATATCCAAGTCAAGCTCATCCGGCAGAAAACTCCGAATAAAGTCCTGTTCAGGCCTCCATCAATTCATCTTCTTTGGTGGGGTGGCAGTGCTCCTCCGTCCCCGGTCTTCGACCAAAGGTATGTCGCAGAGCCGCCAGACCGATCAGAGCCACGGCCAGCCCGCAGACGCCGTCCCATCGCCAATGGACCCAGGCAATGGTCGAGAGCGCCGAGCCGATCGCTGCGCCGGTGAAATAGATCGTCATATAGACGGTGTTCAGGCGGCTCCTCGCCGAAGGATCGAGCCCGAAGATCCTGGTCTGGTTCGACACCTGGCACATCTGTGCGCCCACATCCAACACGATAACCCCAAAGGCCAGCGCTGCCAGGTGCAGGACGACCGACATGTGAATTCGCTCCTGCCCCCACAGCGTGACGTAGGAGAATGCCAGCAGCGCCATCCCCACAGAGATGACCCATCGCGAACCATGTTTGTCAGCCAGTCGCCCGGCCAGGGGGGCCACCATGGCTCCTGCTGCACCTACCAGGCCGAAGGTCCCGGCGACGCCTGCACCGAGGCGATAGTGGCTTTCCAGCAGAAAGGCCAGCGTTGTCCAGAAGCAGCTGAAGGAAGCAAACACGAGGGCGCCGATAGCGCTCGATTCCCGCAGCAAAGGCTGCGTGCGATAGAGCGTCCACAGGGATCGCATGGCATCGCCGTAGGTGAGCGACTGTTTGGGCGGAAGCTTCGGCATGATGCGCCACAGCAGGGGAACGAAGATGCCGTTCATCACTGCCGCGATCGCGAAGACAAAGCGCCAGCCAGCCAAATGGCTTACCCATCCGGCAAAGGTGCGGGCCAGCAGGATGCCCAGCAGAAGCCCGGTCATTACCGTGCCGATCGCGCGCCCGCGCTCCTCGTGGCTTACCAGATCGGGCGCAATGGGGAGGACAATGTGGGTTACTGACGCCAGTGCGCCGATGAGGATGGAGCCAACCAGCAGAAAACCGAGCGTGGGCGAGAGCGACACCAGCAACAACCCTATGGCGACTGCGGCGAACAACCGCATCATCAGTCCGCGCCGCTCCAGAATGTCGCCCAGAGGAACGAAGCACAGCAACCCCAAGGCGTAGCCAATCTGGGTGGCGACCGCGATAAATCCTGTCCGCCCTGCCGTCGCCCCGAAGGTGCGGCCAATCTCCTCCAGCAGGGGCTGGTTGTAATACATCGTCGAAACCCCGACCGCGCATGCAACGCCGAGGAAGGGTAAGGGAGTTCGCGGCGGGTTCGGTTTCTTTGTCATCAGCAAAATGAACTATCTACCAGTCTAAAGCCTTTTACCTGCAGAAGCCGACGCCACATCGGATCGCAGTGTCGCAAGAGTTCGTCTTACCAGCAGCGAATGGTTCGCGGGGAAGATGGACACGCGGTTGTGTGCGAGCTTTCGGAGAGCCGTGGAACCGCAGATCCTTCGACTGCGCGGCGCTCAGGATGACACTTTTATTGTTGAGACGGGCGCGGCGCTCAATGCGTTCAGGCGGGCTACTGACGCAAGCTGCCTGCTCCTTGCATGTGTCGAACGTTCATTTTCCAATCATTGGACCGAGCGACTAAACTCACCCTTTGCAGATCTGAGGTTAGAACGGGATGATTCAAAGCAGCACCGGCGCCTTGACGCAGCTTAGTGAAGACGAGCGCATGTTCCGCGACACCGTGCGCCGGTTCGCCGCGGCCGAGGTCGCGCCGCTTGTTCGCTTCATGGATGAGGCGCAGCAGATGGACGCAAAGCTGCTGCGGCAACTGTTCTCTCTCGGCCTGATGGGGATTGAGGCGCCGGAGCAGTACGGCGGCGCGGCCGGAACCTTCTTTGAAGCGATCCTCGCGGTCGAGGAGATCTCCGCGGTCGATCCCTCGGTTGGCGTCCTGGTGGATGTGCAGAACACGCTGTGTGTGAATGCCCTCGCGCGCTGGGCAACGGACGACCAGAAGCAGTGCTATCTTTCGCGGCTCGCCTCCGACACGATAGGGGCCTATGCACTCAGCGAGGCCGGTTCAGGCTCCGACGCCTTCGCGCTTGAGACCCGGGCTGTCCGCAGCGGCGATGACTACATCCTCAACGGGCAGAAGCTTTGGATTACGAACGCAAAAGAGGCCGGGCTGTTCCTCGTCTTCGTTACGATCGACCGGGCTGCCGGTTACAAGGGCATTACAGCTTTTCTCGTAGAAAAGGACACGCCGGGATTCACCCTCGGCAAGAAGGAAGACAAGCTCGGCATCCGCGCCTCCAGCACGTGCGAGCTGGTCTTTCGAGATTGTCGCGTTCCTTCCGCCAATATTCTTGGAGAGCCGGGCAAGGGATACAAGATCGCGATTGAGACCCTGAACGAGGGCCGCATTGGCATCGGGGCACAGATGCTGGGGCTGGCCCAGGGCGCGTGGCAGCACGCCGTTGGCTGGGCGAAGGAGCGCAGGCAGTTCGGACGTCCCATCGCCGACTTTCAGGCGATGCAGTTTCAACTGGCCGAGATGGCGACCCGGATCGAGGCAGCACGCCTGATGGTCTACAACGCTGCCCGGCTCAAGGATGCGGGTCAGCCCTTCCTCAAAGAGGCCGCCATGGCCAAGTACCTTGCTTCGCAGGTGGCGGAGCACGTTGCGTCGCTGGCGGTTGAGGTCTTCGGGGGCTCGGGATTTGTGAAAGACTATCCGGTGGAGAAGCTTTACCGAGACGCCAAGATCGGCAAAATCTATGAAGGCACGTCCTTCATGCAACTGGCGACCATCGCGAAGCTCATTCTCTGAGATTTCGCGGACACCCTACCTTGCTTATTTCGTGCAAAGCATTTAATTTATTAGGTTTAGGCTCGCACTTCCCCGGTTCCAGGGTATGGGATTATTGGGGTTTCGTCATCCTTCACTACGATCAGGATGACGGCGTTTGACGATTAATGCAGCTACCCGGCGCGAACCAGCCGTCCTCGTCGGCTGACGATCGACAGCTTCTCGGACTTAAGAATCTTCCTCGCCTGCTCGCGAGCGTGGCTCGACCAGGGACCCACGGGATCGAGCCGGACATAGGTCAGCCAGTGCCGGAGCGCGCGCCGCTTCTGTCCCTGCCGTTCGTAGGCGAGGGCGAGGTTGTAGTGGGCATCGGCATACTGTGGGAGCAGCGCAACGGCCTTCTGATAGGCGACGGTCGCTTCGTCCAGGTGATGCATCTCGTCGAGCACATTGCCCAGGTCGAAGAAGGCCAGCGCATAGTCGGGGTCCGCGATCGTGGCACGCCGATACAGTGTCTCGGCCAGGTCAAACTGGCGCATGTTGTAGTAGATCGTCCCCAGGTTGATCAGGGCGGGCGCGTGCGCAGGCTCGAGCGCGAGAATGGCCTCGTACAGAGAAGCCGCCTGCGGGATGGTCGCCGCCTTCTCCTCAAGCTGGACGGCGTGGAGAAACATCTCCTGCAGGGCTGCATTTCTCTGCGCCGGGGTCTGCGGGCCGGGCTCGACGCTGCAGACGATCTCGCGACGCGATCGAGCCGTGGCATCGAAGTCGAAGGCCATTTGCTGGGTAAGCGGATCGACCAGAACGCCGTTCAGCCGGAAGGCGAGATGCGAGCCGCGACGCACGGCCGAGCTCTCCAGCAGAGGGTTCTTCATTCCGGCAACGCGCTGCATAGCCTCAATGGAGATGCGGATGCTCCTGGCCGAGATGCGGGTCCGCGTTCTGGCCGCATGGGCCTGCAGGTCGCGCAACGAGCGAAGCTGGCTGAGATCTTCGAAGGAGTATTGGTCCTTGGGAGAGATGATTCCCGCCCGCTCCCACGACATCAACTGCCGGGCATTCAGGTGCAGGATCCGAACGACGTCTTGACGGTTATATCGGGTCACGATCGAAGTCTCTCGGTAGAAACCGTCTTGCAGAGCGATTGCTTCTTGTTTGGAGTATCCTTCGAAAACTCGCGCCCATCAAGCCTTTTGAAGACTTCAAGATTAAATTTCCGTGGATAACGTGTACCAAATTGGATTCGGTGGCCTCAGCTATGCTGGCAACGGGAGCAGGTTGTGAATCAGAACAATAGAATCGTCGTGCTGGGAAGCTTCGTCGCCGATCTTGCCTTTCATGTTGAGACACTTCCTGTATGGGGAGAGACCCGCATGGGCTCTTCCTTCGCGGTTGGTCCCGGCGGCAAGGGATCCAACCAGGCCGTCGCCGCTGCCCGTGCAGGCGGCAACGTCTGCTTCGTTACGAAGCTGGGGCAGGACTCCTTTGGCGAGATGGCTCGCAAACTTTATCGCGAAGAGGGAATCGACACCGGATTTATCGCGAGCACGACACATCCTACGGGAGCTGCTGCGATCATTCTCGATGAGAAGCGGGGCGAAAATGCCATCATCATCGTTCCGGGCGCCTGCTTCGAGATCACGACCGATGAGGTCGACCGCGCTCGCGAAGTCATTGCTTCGTCTTCGATCCTGGTCGCGCAGCTTGAGCTTCCGGTCTCTGTCGTCGAGCATGGGCTGCGGATGGCGCGCACCAGTGGCGTGACGACCATTCTGAATCCCGCGCCGGCGCTGCCGCTGCCGGAGTCGATCTATCCGCTCTGCGACTACCTTACCCCCAACGAGAGCGAGGCCGCGTCAATGACCGGCATTATCGTAGATGACCTGGCAGGTGCGGAACGGGCCGCCGATGCCCTGCTCGCACGCGGAGTGCGCAATGTAGCATTGACGATGGGCGCGAATGGCGTGTTCCTGAAGAACCGTAATCTGACTGCGCATGTGCCTGCGGTGGATGCCGGGGCCGTGGTCGAGACGACGGGAGCAGGTGACGCCTTCAATGGCGGCTTTGCCGTCGCGCTGGCTGAAGGTAAGGATTTTCGTGAAGCTGCCCGCTTCGCCTGTGCGGTTGCGGGGATCTCGGTCACGCGGCGGGGAACTGCGCCTTCGATGCCGCAGCGGGATGAGGTGGAGGCGCTGCTTGCCTCAACCCCGCAGGGCTGAACGGGCGGCGGCGTGCGAATCCCGAACGAGGTCGGGAAGACCCACTCCGCGATAGCCATTGCCCAGAAGATATAAATTCTGCAGCGCGTCGATGCGGTCCTGCAGCTCCTGCATGCGCTCCAGGTGCCCTACGGCATATTGAGGGAGCGAGAGCGGCAGGCGCCGGATAATCGTGATGCGTGGTTCAGGCAGCGGACCGAGGATGCGGGCCAGCTCCATCCTGGCGATGGAAGCGATCTCATCGTTGCCGCACTTCAACACGCGTTCGGCGGAACTTCCTCCGAAGAAGGCGCGGAGCAGGCGGCCGCCCGGTGGAACCCGGCAGGGAAATTTGTGGTCCATGAAGGTGCAGGCGAGCAGAAGACTGCGCGAGCCTGGCGGCACCAGGAAGCCGAAGCCTTCAGGCACTGGAACCTGCGCGGCATCCTCGAAGCCGAAGCCGACGACGACTGCAGAGCTGGCCTCCATCTGCATGAGCGCCGCGGCTTTATGATCGACTGACTCGAGCAGCTGCCGCGCAACGTGCAGTGGAGCTGCCATGAGAATGCTGTCGAACGATTCACGCCCGGAGCTGGTGGTGAGGGTCCAGCGATCATCTTCGCGCGCGAGAGCCGTCACCTTCACGCCCAGGTGAATCCATTGTTGTGGAATGTTTCCGACCATGCGGTCGATCAGGGTTCCCAGGCCGCTGCGGAGGGTCGTAAAGAGTGGAGAGGTTCGGCCCGAGGCCTG is a window of Edaphobacter sp. 12200R-103 DNA encoding:
- a CDS encoding tetratricopeptide repeat protein, with translation MTRYNRQDVVRILHLNARQLMSWERAGIISPKDQYSFEDLSQLRSLRDLQAHAARTRTRISARSIRISIEAMQRVAGMKNPLLESSAVRRGSHLAFRLNGVLVDPLTQQMAFDFDATARSRREIVCSVEPGPQTPAQRNAALQEMFLHAVQLEEKAATIPQAASLYEAILALEPAHAPALINLGTIYYNMRQFDLAETLYRRATIADPDYALAFFDLGNVLDEMHHLDEATVAYQKAVALLPQYADAHYNLALAYERQGQKRRALRHWLTYVRLDPVGPWSSHAREQARKILKSEKLSIVSRRGRLVRAG
- the alaS gene encoding alanine--tRNA ligase, with product MNYRSGSQIREDFLRFFEGKGHRRVHSSSLVPANDPTLLFTNAGMNQFKDVFLGLEKRDYSRATTSQKCVRAGGKHNDLENVGFTRRHHTFFEMLGNFSFGDYFKKDAIAYAWELLTSKDWYGIDPAKLYVTIFEGDEGVPRDAEAYQYWLDVGVPAERIFEMGAKDNFWAMGDTGPCGPCSEIYYDLGQAAGEDSSVDKPFGEDEQRYVEIWNLVFMQFDRTITPGGPLLTPLPKPSIDTGMGLERIACVLQGVLSNFETDLFTPLIKRAEELTGHKVEPDREVDPRSQASLRIIADHARAATFLISDGVLPSNEGRGYVLRKIMRRGIRHGRLLGQDKPFMHEMVYAVRDEMAAAYPELTESADRVARVVLAEEQQFARSLELGLRQMNEETLRSGVAAFHLYETFGMPLDFMVDAARDAGIQFDMDGFEQARSEEQARARASWKGGSQKTASPVYRELAKTEFEGYSSLKVEGAKILALVKDGVGVPELKAGEQGEVVLDATSFYADSGGQVGDIGWLYSDDHNTVIADVSGATKPVQGVFAHKVKARATLAVDDTVDTLVDGDNRRATERNHTGTHLLHAALREVLGKHVKQAGSLNDATRLRFDFSHFTGVAEEELQQIEDLVNQEILANTKVETLVDVPIDVAVNELGAMALFGEKYGERVRVVKIGDFSTELCGGTHTGATGEIGVLKLVGESSVSSGVRRVEAVSGTGALNEFRRGYDVVRVVGQMVGATSTPADALRQRITAQEEEMKKLRRELEQLRMKAASSSVADAASSAVEVKGIKVLAQRVDALDKSQMRNLVDELRGKLGSGVVVLGAAADGKVSLIVGVTKDLTSRLQAGKVVGQLAAIVGGRGGGRPDLAEAGGSDPGALDKALANASSVVEGLLA
- a CDS encoding acyl-CoA dehydrogenase; protein product: MIQSSTGALTQLSEDERMFRDTVRRFAAAEVAPLVRFMDEAQQMDAKLLRQLFSLGLMGIEAPEQYGGAAGTFFEAILAVEEISAVDPSVGVLVDVQNTLCVNALARWATDDQKQCYLSRLASDTIGAYALSEAGSGSDAFALETRAVRSGDDYILNGQKLWITNAKEAGLFLVFVTIDRAAGYKGITAFLVEKDTPGFTLGKKEDKLGIRASSTCELVFRDCRVPSANILGEPGKGYKIAIETLNEGRIGIGAQMLGLAQGAWQHAVGWAKERRQFGRPIADFQAMQFQLAEMATRIEAARLMVYNAARLKDAGQPFLKEAAMAKYLASQVAEHVASLAVEVFGGSGFVKDYPVEKLYRDAKIGKIYEGTSFMQLATIAKLIL
- a CDS encoding SDR family oxidoreductase gives rise to the protein MDRLKGKSALITGGSSGIGLETARQFLAEGARVAITGKNPETLATALSALGGEALVFESDAADVSAQKKLAEQIGEAFGTLDVLFANAGAVELRPIGQWDEAAFDRSMGINFKGPFFLIQELLPYFANPASIVLMGSVNAHIGMPNTSIYGASKAALASLTRTLSAELISRGIRVNAISPGPIRTPLYGKLGIPDAEQKNFAAAVESQVPAKRFGESIEVAKAVVFLASDEAPFTVGSELLMDGGLSL
- a CDS encoding MFS transporter, which gives rise to MTKKPNPPRTPLPFLGVACAVGVSTMYYNQPLLEEIGRTFGATAGRTGFIAVATQIGYALGLLCFVPLGDILERRGLMMRLFAAVAIGLLLVSLSPTLGFLLVGSILIGALASVTHIVLPIAPDLVSHEERGRAIGTVMTGLLLGILLARTFAGWVSHLAGWRFVFAIAAVMNGIFVPLLWRIMPKLPPKQSLTYGDAMRSLWTLYRTQPLLRESSAIGALVFASFSCFWTTLAFLLESHYRLGAGVAGTFGLVGAAGAMVAPLAGRLADKHGSRWVISVGMALLAFSYVTLWGQERIHMSVVLHLAALAFGVIVLDVGAQMCQVSNQTRIFGLDPSARSRLNTVYMTIYFTGAAIGSALSTIAWVHWRWDGVCGLAVALIGLAALRHTFGRRPGTEEHCHPTKEDELMEA
- a CDS encoding SDR family NAD(P)-dependent oxidoreductase — its product is METGLGGKTVVITGAANGIGRATALAFAKEGAHLALLDHDAEKLAETSALIRGCGVNAYDVQADLSTGQGVQAGLDVLLAKLPDGVDVLVNNVGHGDPKPFEEITDEQWERTFAINLMSMVRVTRHLLPVLRQKEKSAIVSNASDLGRQPETAPADYAAMKSAMLALTKSLARAEAPKIRVNAVAPGPIWSTFWSRPGGFAEGLSSIYNMPPRQAVDHEMKLRKLPLERLGEPEEVANVIVFLASDLASYVTSSVWGVDGGSIRSIV